A single window of Watersipora subatra chromosome 9, tzWatSuba1.1, whole genome shotgun sequence DNA harbors:
- the LOC137403752 gene encoding adipolin-like, translating into MQGTTYQRMFLLISCATIASMSSIHERTTQKYKKDRTTASKLELATASPRSLLDMPQNDIYNNRVEDDIGLLPVTNPFSRADKSRISWETLQQNNDKKAQKKYIRMSNDKIIMRGATGPRGPPGAEMTKEDITKEFKSMVKSAANKRARKIVKAQCPSCELGDMDEDVLSFFYPGVDDKVKTVNRAPAAFTTSLLDKVNIKPEKTVQLKRFQLTGSEFGLLRGVKADLGMNGRFKVDRNGIYQFTTTLNFHSKHKVSTTLKSNYVQVLICPNGQCVTSENVMNPSTTQYIHSMDSRQRFFTIQLTAVLELKKSDYVSIYVRNSCRRAIDVQPGSLLTGIMLSV; encoded by the exons ATGCAAGGAACTACCTATCAGAGGATGTTTTTACTCATATCATGTGCAACAATAGCTAGCATGAGCTCTATACACGAGAGGACaacacaaaaatacaaaaaagatcGGACAACAGCTTCTAAATTGGAACTGGCAACTGCTTCACCGAGGTCTCTACTGGATATGCCACAAAATGATATCTACAACAACAGAGTAGAAGACGACATCGGTTTGCTGCCAGTG ACAAATCCGTTTTCGAGAGCGGACAAGTCACGAATTAGTTGGGAGACACTGCAACAAAACAATGACAAAAaggctcagaaaaaatacatccGAATGTCAAATGACAAAATTATAAtg AGGGGTGCTACAGGACCTCGGGGTCCTCCAGGAGCAGAGATGACTAAGGAAGACATCACTAAAGAATTTAAAAGTATGGTTAAAAGTGCAGCAAACAAAAGAGCAAGAAAAATCGTAAAAGCTCAG TGCCCTTCGTGTGAACTTGGTGATATGGATGAAGATGTCCTTTCATTTTTCTATCCGGGTGTCGATGATAAAGTGAAGACAGTCAACAGAGCGCCAGCAGCCTTTACTACTAGCCTGTTAGATAAGGTCAACATCAAACCGGAAAAAACTGTGCAGCTCAAAAGGTTTCAACTG ACTGGCAGCGAGTTTGGACTGCTGAGGGGAGTAAAGGCTGACTTAGGAATGAATGGAAGATTCAAAGTAGACCGAAATGGCATCTACCAGTTTACAACCACCCTCAACTTTCACTCCAAACATAAGGTGTCAACAACGCTGAAATCCAACTACGTACAAGTGCTGATATGCCCAAATGGACAATGCGTAACAAGTGAAAA TGTTATGAACCCCTCAACTACCCAATATATACACTCAATGGACTCGAGGCAGAGATTTTTTACTATACAGCTCACGGCTGTCTTAGAATTAAAA AAATCTGACTACGTGAGTATATACGTGAGGAACTCATGCCGGCGAGCTATAGATGTACAGCCAGGGTCATTACTAACAGGCATAATGCTGAGTGTATAG